One stretch of Chroicocephalus ridibundus unplaced genomic scaffold, bChrRid1.1 SCAFFOLD_92, whole genome shotgun sequence DNA includes these proteins:
- the LOC134509581 gene encoding kelch-like protein 10 — translation MSVMSLWSTFQSQQTGRGSTTTPEGGQGQSVVSTPEWQKRLPLPQAWRERKMSAVACTASHGLCPEGTPSDVIISVDGIEFNAHKMVLSNCSAYFRALFSSNCSSADSNVYQIHGASPETMGLLIEYAYTGTVPLTEDNVESLLVAADQFNVLGIVSLCCHFLKAQLCSENCVGIWRFTHYYYCADLREAAHEFILHHLEEVSRVSAEFLELSFNDLQCLLEKGELPVREEATLEAVLTWAAHDLPNRRQHIVFLLSKEGWRSGQKGFFFLK, via the exons AtgtctgtgatgtcattatggaGCACGTTCCAGAGCCAGCAGACAGGCAGGGGTTCTACTACTACGccggagggagggcaaggacaaagTGTTGTAAGcaccccagagtggcagaagcGTCTCCCACTGCCTCAGGCTTGGAG ggagaggaagatgagcgcTGTGGCTTGCACCGCCTCCCACGGGCTTTGCCCGGAAGGGACACCAAGCGACGTgatcatcagcgtggacggcattgaattcaACGCACACAAGATGGTCCTCTCTAACTGCAGTgcgtacttcag ggctttgttctccagcaactgCAGCAGTGCCGACAGCAACGTCTATCAAATCCACGGCGCTTCCCCTGAAACGATGGGGCTCCTCATCGAGTACGCCTACACCGGCACAGTGCCCCTCACGGaggacaacgttgaaagtttgctcgtGGCGGCAGACCAGTTCAACGTCCTGGGCATCGTCAGCCTGTGCTGCCACTTCTTAAAAGCCCAGCTGTGCTCGGAAAACTGcgtcggcatctggagattcacccACTACTACTACTGTgctgacctgcgagaagcagcccacgagttcatcctgcatcacttggaggaggtgagcagggtgtccgcagagtttctggagctctccttcaatgacctgcaatgcctgctggagaagggggagctCCCTGTGAGAGAAGAGGCCACGCTGGAGGCCGTTCTCACCTGGGCTGCTCATGACCTGCCCAACAGGAGGCAGCACATTGTCTTCTTGCTGAGCAAGGAGGGCTGGAGgagtggacagaagggatttttctttttaaaataa